Proteins encoded in a region of the Candidatus Paceibacterota bacterium genome:
- a CDS encoding glycoside hydrolase family 2 TIM barrel-domain containing protein has protein sequence MSATLQGSAADSITNQLLPAIPNGFYLQEYDDCGVEGRQPHVVMKDCYLWTFNTSDTDAGLKERSAVFSYKGIQAVYDRLDPDASYLLALTYASDHVYNRVQSLEANGVILHGPHALPKAEATRVVVKVPRQVTQSGKMTLAWKIHGEVNATVSIIELWANKPAINGLRFGSITGLPGGLQGQVLDAVYDPVVGAQVRIRDDGNANTPTATSGPEGIFGFARKEIERFVFGGALHFTASHDGRTGSGSVSTTNLFFKPVHYRPLPAKTGGLDKNCVLLDGSWALNPGPTTNVRTEPIGGPGWAPFRVPGQWLQQGFDVPQDKPVAVAREFIVPKAWAGNRIILRFDAVHGGTGYWLNGHELGYSENLFTPVEWDITDAARPGETNRVDLEMKVATASEALSVASSYAFHNLGGIDRSVRMFVLPPTHVQELRVDAALDGNYRDGELRLRLVLERGREPEEGLAVFLKLQDSAGKAVEQSLLEANAMGMVHTRKGEVGVAVPDFAGTQVVEVVTRVAAPLQWSAEKPTLYCLTIELRRGGTVLERIERNIGFRNIEVRGRQFYVNGRRVKLAGVCHHEFDPLTGRADTMRHADTDVRLLKEANLNYIRTSHYPPTAELLDAADRLGMYVEVEAPFCWVGGALDSPSNLSATLTPTSAMVDYHHSHPSVIVWSLANESHFNLQFLASTRMVKELDPTRPTTFNHDFANSPSARVTDIANLHYPAMPYDDLLKDDLRPLFLGEYFFPICHEQTDVRINPGLRELWGHGHAEPDSAFSRACALDFDKPPLKPGLKPGGWSYITHSDRVIGGAIWASHDDAFYLSATNHAGYAWHHGFWGLIDYWRRPKPEWWLARHIFSPVWLETRHVAFTPGQKTVRVPVENRYAFTDFSELEFGWSLNRHNGRLNPRLAPGVRGELKFHVPGGTVEGDSLLLRVKAASGRLIHESAVQLGQAKPVPLPGPASGAPCWSDDGSTIVIQGKGYSAVFDRAKGDFDPADPRHNCAARSFPTLHVTRYDFGDLNGPNSPPYAVFPDAKTRRFEGIEAQEEPVGLRLTVDYRYADFSGTTSWLMDKDGRGIVACDYTYSGQAMDTREAGIRILMDAGCDEVKWHRWSEWGVFPSEDISRTEGIARAHRDRKWGEACWNLRPAWPWSLDETDLGTADFRSIKYNIHQAALAAPNGLGLSVHSDRDAHFRAALAPGGVAAHLLWRCPLGQVSLKPNDRLQGEFVVGLGPHR, from the coding sequence ATGTCGGCGACCCTGCAGGGGAGCGCCGCTGATTCTATCACCAACCAACTCCTCCCGGCCATTCCCAACGGATTTTATCTCCAGGAATACGACGATTGCGGAGTGGAGGGACGTCAACCCCACGTAGTGATGAAGGACTGCTACTTGTGGACCTTCAACACCAGCGACACCGACGCCGGTCTGAAGGAGAGGTCGGCGGTATTCAGTTACAAAGGGATCCAGGCGGTTTATGACCGGCTTGATCCGGATGCCTCCTACCTACTGGCGCTGACCTACGCCAGTGACCATGTGTACAACCGTGTCCAGAGCCTCGAAGCTAATGGCGTGATCCTGCACGGGCCGCATGCCTTGCCCAAGGCCGAGGCCACGCGCGTGGTCGTGAAGGTGCCGCGCCAGGTTACGCAGTCCGGCAAAATGACGCTGGCCTGGAAGATCCACGGCGAGGTCAACGCCACAGTGTCGATCATCGAACTGTGGGCCAACAAGCCGGCGATCAACGGACTGCGATTTGGGTCCATCACGGGCTTGCCCGGCGGCCTGCAAGGACAGGTGCTGGATGCTGTCTACGATCCGGTGGTTGGGGCGCAAGTGAGAATCCGGGACGACGGCAACGCGAATACCCCAACCGCCACGTCAGGTCCCGAGGGCATCTTCGGTTTTGCGCGGAAGGAGATCGAACGATTTGTCTTTGGTGGCGCGTTGCATTTCACCGCGTCGCATGATGGGCGGACGGGCAGCGGCAGTGTGAGCACGACCAACCTGTTCTTTAAGCCAGTGCACTACCGCCCCCTGCCTGCGAAGACGGGGGGGCTGGACAAGAACTGCGTCCTCCTCGATGGCTCATGGGCGCTCAATCCCGGGCCCACAACCAACGTCCGCACAGAGCCGATCGGCGGCCCCGGTTGGGCGCCCTTTAGAGTCCCCGGGCAGTGGCTGCAACAGGGGTTTGACGTGCCGCAAGACAAGCCGGTTGCAGTGGCGCGGGAATTCATCGTTCCGAAGGCCTGGGCTGGCAACCGCATCATCCTGAGGTTCGATGCCGTCCACGGCGGCACAGGCTACTGGCTCAACGGCCACGAACTTGGCTACAGCGAGAACCTGTTCACGCCGGTGGAGTGGGACATCACTGATGCCGCGCGGCCTGGCGAAACCAACCGAGTCGATTTGGAAATGAAGGTGGCCACAGCCTCGGAAGCTCTATCGGTTGCCTCCAGTTACGCGTTTCACAACCTTGGCGGCATTGACCGTTCGGTGCGAATGTTTGTGTTGCCGCCGACGCACGTGCAGGAATTGCGAGTGGACGCCGCGCTCGACGGGAACTATCGGGACGGTGAGTTGCGGCTGCGCCTGGTGCTGGAGAGGGGCAGGGAGCCGGAGGAAGGGTTGGCCGTCTTTCTCAAGCTACAGGATTCGGCTGGCAAGGCGGTTGAGCAGAGCCTCCTGGAGGCAAATGCCATGGGGATGGTGCACACGCGGAAGGGAGAAGTTGGGGTTGCGGTTCCGGATTTTGCCGGCACGCAGGTTGTTGAGGTGGTGACGCGCGTGGCGGCACCGTTGCAGTGGAGCGCGGAGAAGCCAACCCTTTACTGCCTGACGATCGAGCTGCGGCGGGGCGGGACCGTCCTGGAGCGCATCGAGCGGAACATCGGGTTCCGCAACATTGAAGTTCGGGGTCGGCAGTTCTATGTCAATGGCCGGCGCGTAAAGCTTGCCGGCGTCTGCCACCATGAATTTGACCCGCTTACCGGGCGCGCCGACACCATGCGTCACGCCGATACGGATGTGCGGCTGCTGAAGGAGGCAAACCTGAACTACATCCGCACCTCGCATTACCCACCCACAGCCGAGCTGCTCGACGCCGCCGACCGGCTTGGCATGTATGTTGAGGTCGAAGCTCCGTTCTGCTGGGTGGGCGGCGCACTGGACAGCCCGAGCAATCTCTCCGCCACGCTCACCCCCACCTCGGCCATGGTGGATTATCACCACAGCCACCCGAGCGTCATCGTCTGGTCGCTGGCCAACGAGTCGCACTTTAACCTCCAGTTCCTCGCCTCCACCCGCATGGTTAAGGAGCTGGACCCGACTCGCCCTACCACCTTCAATCACGACTTTGCCAACAGCCCATCCGCGCGTGTTACCGACATCGCCAACCTCCATTACCCAGCGATGCCCTACGACGACTTGCTCAAGGACGACCTGCGTCCGCTGTTCCTGGGCGAGTACTTCTTCCCCATCTGCCACGAACAAACGGATGTTCGCATCAACCCCGGCCTGCGCGAACTTTGGGGCCACGGCCACGCCGAGCCGGACTCCGCATTCAGCCGCGCTTGCGCACTGGACTTCGATAAGCCGCCCCTGAAGCCCGGTCTCAAGCCCGGCGGCTGGAGCTACATCACACATTCTGACCGAGTCATCGGCGGCGCCATTTGGGCCTCGCATGATGACGCATTTTACCTCTCGGCCACCAACCACGCGGGCTACGCCTGGCACCATGGATTCTGGGGACTGATAGATTACTGGCGGCGGCCCAAACCGGAATGGTGGCTCGCCCGGCACATCTTCAGCCCCGTTTGGCTGGAGACCCGCCACGTAGCGTTTACCCCCGGGCAAAAGACTGTCCGCGTGCCGGTGGAGAACCGCTACGCTTTCACCGACTTTAGCGAGCTCGAGTTCGGCTGGAGCCTCAACCGCCACAACGGCCGGTTGAACCCCCGACTGGCGCCGGGTGTCCGGGGCGAACTCAAGTTCCACGTGCCGGGGGGAACGGTTGAGGGGGACAGCCTCTTGCTGCGGGTGAAGGCAGCTTCGGGCAGGTTAATCCATGAATCGGCGGTTCAACTTGGACAGGCGAAACCGGTTCCGTTGCCGGGGCCCGCGTCAGGCGCGCCGTGCTGGAGTGACGATGGCAGCACTATTGTGATCCAGGGCAAGGGCTATAGCGCTGTCTTCGACCGGGCCAAAGGGGACTTTGACCCCGCGGATCCGCGTCACAATTGCGCGGCGCGTTCCTTTCCCACCCTCCATGTTACGCGTTACGACTTCGGCGACCTGAATGGTCCGAACTCGCCGCCTTACGCCGTGTTTCCCGACGCCAAGACCCGGCGCTTTGAAGGCATAGAGGCGCAGGAGGAGCCCGTCGGCCTGCGGTTGACAGTTGATTACCGCTATGCGGACTTTTCCGGAACCACATCCTGGCTTATGGACAAAGATGGCCGCGGCATCGTTGCCTGTGATTACACCTACTCCGGCCAGGCCATGGACACACGTGAGGCAGGCATCCGCATCCTGATGGACGCTGGCTGTGACGAAGTCAAATGGCACCGCTGGTCGGAATGGGGTGTCTTCCCTAGTGAAGATATCAGCCGCACGGAGGGTATCGCCCGCGCGCACCGCGATCGCAAGTGGGGCGAAGCTTGCTGGAACCTTCGCCCGGCCTGGCCATGGTCGCTGGATGAAACCGACCTTGGCACCGCCGACTTTCGATCCATCAAGTACAACATCCACCAAGCGGCGCTGGCAGCGCCGAACGGGTTGGGCCTCAGCGTGCACTCCGACCGCGACGCCCATTTCCGGGCCGCCCTGGCGCCGGGCGGCGTGGCGGCGCATTTGCTTTGGCGCTGCCCCTTGGGTCAGGTCTCACTCAAGCCCAACGATCGTTTGCAGGGAGAGTTTGTGGTGGGTCTGGGTCCGCATCGTTGA
- a CDS encoding carbohydrate binding domain-containing protein, with protein MSIASSLGLPAIRLCWLLALFASGLMLRSAPGAERFPCVVPGDDASESVTDFSKLSPKAAGAEGFVHIEEGHFFAGTNRLRIWGVNLCFGANFPSHEDADRVAAHLAKLGVNGVRMHHHDTTVSPSGIWGPIVNGRRTLDPLMLDRQDYLLDQLHRHGIYANLNLHVGRTFTTAEGFVTEGLPDAVRYSKYLIYFEPRMRVLFKDFCREYLLHTNKYRGLTRAADPGIALIELSNENSFSKLGPDIAARLPEPYRAEFKRQWNTWLARCYASNDELRKAWGATVEPVGSYVVEPASWQQNLGGWRLHQSAEFPVNTLLGQPGPQPELRALRLEIPKAAPELYLQELQLPNLSLAPSRTYTLSFWVKADVARPVFVDVSLQGPEEWHDVGLAETIQAGPKWELVTRVFHTADRMPDKVRICFKFGKNATSFSLAAVRLQQGGEHVVVPPEQSIEKRSIEIPGAGWCKAARRDASRFMAETEKGFVREITAFLKEDLGMRVPITASQITYHGEEIVAETCDYADIHAYWQHPHFPERPWDANNWTIRNTPMEQAPDADSLLNRAPWRLLDRPFTLSEWNISDPNDYAASTVPLAAMVAALQDWDGVFFFDYHSSREAWNTDRMRGYFSFNGQPVKLVLLSACANLYRRGDLKPLADVAAGTLLEQLPATLGLSHRIGVDPKAVRPARLSAPAKRRLASPDGRIVWDAGDRNRAHVLINTPSSRAVWGLVAGQKFDLGGIQIAFGPTDHNYAALVVTSLDGKPLETAGHILLAAVGSAENQGMVWNEDRTSVGNRWGTGPTLVNGIPAEVTLPFRVRSVHALDGRGHSQTEVPVRIQGNTAQFTISPELRTLWYKIE; from the coding sequence ATGAGTATTGCTTCCAGTCTGGGCCTGCCTGCGATTCGGCTTTGCTGGCTGCTGGCGCTTTTCGCATCTGGCCTTATGCTCCGGAGTGCCCCTGGCGCTGAGCGATTCCCCTGTGTCGTGCCCGGCGACGATGCCAGCGAGTCGGTCACTGACTTCTCAAAGCTCTCGCCCAAGGCCGCCGGAGCCGAGGGCTTTGTGCACATCGAGGAAGGCCACTTTTTTGCCGGGACCAACCGCTTGCGGATCTGGGGCGTGAACTTGTGCTTCGGCGCGAACTTCCCGAGCCACGAAGACGCCGACCGCGTCGCTGCGCACCTCGCCAAGCTCGGAGTCAACGGGGTTCGGATGCATCACCACGACACCACCGTCTCACCAAGCGGTATATGGGGCCCAATCGTCAACGGGAGGCGGACGTTGGATCCGCTGATGCTCGACCGGCAGGACTACCTGCTGGACCAACTCCACCGCCATGGAATCTACGCCAACCTCAATCTCCACGTGGGGCGCACCTTCACCACGGCGGAGGGTTTCGTCACTGAAGGACTCCCGGATGCGGTGCGCTACAGCAAGTACCTTATCTACTTCGAACCCCGCATGCGGGTGTTGTTCAAGGACTTCTGCCGCGAATACCTGTTGCATACGAACAAATACCGGGGCCTGACGCGCGCTGCCGACCCAGGCATTGCCCTGATCGAACTCAGCAACGAGAATTCCTTCAGCAAGCTCGGCCCCGACATCGCCGCACGGCTGCCGGAACCGTATCGCGCAGAGTTCAAGCGCCAGTGGAATACCTGGTTGGCTCGATGCTATGCTTCGAACGATGAGTTGAGGAAGGCCTGGGGCGCGACGGTCGAACCCGTGGGGTCATATGTTGTCGAACCTGCGAGCTGGCAGCAGAACCTGGGCGGCTGGCGCCTGCACCAAAGCGCGGAGTTCCCGGTGAACACTCTGCTCGGCCAACCCGGCCCGCAGCCGGAGCTTCGGGCTCTGCGCCTCGAAATCCCAAAAGCTGCCCCAGAACTGTATTTGCAGGAACTCCAACTGCCGAACCTGAGCCTCGCGCCGTCCCGCACTTACACGCTCTCGTTCTGGGTCAAGGCCGATGTCGCCCGCCCCGTCTTTGTGGATGTTTCCCTGCAAGGCCCCGAAGAGTGGCACGATGTGGGCCTTGCGGAAACGATCCAAGCCGGGCCGAAGTGGGAGTTGGTCACACGCGTCTTCCACACTGCGGACAGGATGCCCGACAAGGTGCGTATTTGCTTCAAGTTCGGCAAGAACGCCACCAGTTTCTCGCTGGCCGCCGTGCGCCTGCAGCAGGGCGGCGAGCATGTCGTTGTGCCGCCTGAGCAAAGCATCGAGAAGCGGAGCATAGAAATCCCGGGAGCGGGTTGGTGCAAAGCCGCCCGCCGGGATGCGAGCCGGTTCATGGCTGAAACGGAGAAGGGCTTTGTTCGCGAGATCACCGCATTTCTCAAGGAAGACCTCGGGATGCGCGTGCCGATCACTGCCTCCCAGATCACCTATCACGGCGAGGAGATCGTTGCCGAAACGTGCGACTACGCCGACATCCACGCTTACTGGCAGCATCCGCACTTCCCCGAACGGCCCTGGGATGCGAACAACTGGACGATCCGCAACACGCCCATGGAGCAGGCACCGGACGCCGACAGCCTCCTGAACCGCGCGCCGTGGCGCCTCCTGGATCGCCCCTTTACCCTCTCGGAGTGGAACATCTCCGACCCTAACGATTATGCCGCCAGCACGGTTCCCCTTGCGGCTATGGTGGCGGCCTTGCAGGACTGGGACGGTGTCTTCTTCTTTGACTACCACAGCAGTCGGGAGGCTTGGAACACCGACCGCATGCGCGGCTACTTCTCCTTCAACGGCCAGCCTGTGAAACTCGTACTGCTCAGCGCCTGCGCGAATCTTTATCGGCGCGGCGATCTCAAGCCCCTGGCAGACGTTGCCGCTGGCACACTGCTTGAGCAATTGCCCGCCACGCTCGGCCTGAGCCATCGAATTGGAGTTGATCCCAAAGCAGTTCGCCCCGCTAGACTTTCCGCGCCTGCCAAAAGGCGTCTGGCGAGTCCGGACGGCCGGATTGTATGGGATGCCGGCGACCGAAACCGGGCGCACGTGCTAATCAACACGCCCAGTTCCCGCGCCGTGTGGGGCCTGGTCGCCGGGCAGAAGTTTGACCTGGGCGGAATCCAAATTGCTTTTGGCCCAACCGACCACAACTACGCCGCGCTTGTCGTCACCAGTCTCGACGGGAAGCCGCTGGAGACCGCCGGCCACATACTTCTTGCGGCGGTCGGCTCCGCCGAGAATCAGGGCATGGTCTGGAATGAGGACCGCACGTCAGTGGGGAACAGATGGGGCACCGGGCCGACACTTGTCAACGGCATCCCGGCGGAAGTGACACTGCCTTTCCGGGTTCGCAGCGTCCACGCACTTGACGGCCGTGGCCACTCTCAAACCGAAGTTCCTGTCCGTATCCAAGGGAACACTGCGCAGTTCACCATCAGCCCGGAACTTCGCACCCTTTGGTACAAGATAGAATAA
- a CDS encoding DUF5009 domain-containing protein — protein sequence MSAASQMNTAAPAQPNSRSSARLMSLDVFRGATIAAMILVNNPGNWSAAYKPLLHAEWHGWTFTDVIFPFFLWIVGVAIPLSTARRLEQGQRRRELLVHALRRAAIIFALGFFLNSFGYLIDGSLFRDGFTAWLHNYATTVRIPGVLQRIGICYFVAMLIYLGAGIRGQVTWIAALLAGYWVLMIVGPLLGCGTGGLERQGNFCEYIDNLVLNGKVIGTHVWSGGKTWDPEGIFSTVPAVATCLLGIMTGHVLRSNQTPETRTAWLCVAGNLLLLLGAVMDAWLPINKNIWTSSYAVFMTGMAMNCFAVAYWLVDVQGWRKWAKPFAIYGMNAIAVFMLAGLLGRISLAVKLTNAAGHQVALKTWLYDKLFAPFASPETAPLLGFLASPKNASLMWALMYVIALYLVAAVMYRRKWFLKF from the coding sequence GTGAGCGCCGCATCGCAAATGAACACCGCCGCCCCAGCGCAGCCTAATTCTCGAAGCTCTGCCCGGCTGATGTCGCTCGACGTCTTCCGCGGGGCGACCATCGCCGCAATGATCCTGGTGAACAATCCCGGCAATTGGAGCGCCGCGTACAAGCCGCTGCTCCACGCCGAGTGGCACGGCTGGACCTTCACCGATGTCATCTTCCCCTTCTTCCTCTGGATCGTCGGCGTCGCCATCCCGCTGTCCACCGCGCGCCGGCTCGAGCAAGGCCAACGCCGCCGCGAGCTCCTCGTCCACGCTCTGCGCCGGGCCGCGATCATCTTTGCACTGGGCTTCTTCCTCAACTCGTTTGGCTACCTGATTGACGGCTCGCTATTCCGTGACGGCTTCACCGCCTGGCTGCACAACTACGCCACCACAGTCCGCATCCCAGGCGTCCTGCAGCGCATCGGCATCTGCTACTTCGTGGCCATGCTGATCTATCTCGGCGCCGGCATCCGCGGACAAGTCACCTGGATCGCCGCGCTGCTCGCCGGTTACTGGGTGCTGATGATTGTCGGGCCGCTGCTTGGCTGCGGCACGGGTGGCCTGGAGCGGCAAGGCAATTTCTGCGAGTACATTGATAACCTTGTGCTCAACGGGAAGGTCATTGGCACGCACGTCTGGAGTGGTGGCAAGACCTGGGACCCGGAAGGCATCTTCAGCACCGTGCCCGCCGTGGCCACGTGCCTCCTTGGCATCATGACCGGCCACGTGCTCCGCTCCAACCAAACGCCCGAGACCCGCACCGCGTGGCTCTGCGTCGCGGGCAACCTGTTGCTGCTGCTTGGAGCGGTAATGGACGCCTGGCTCCCCATCAACAAGAATATCTGGACCAGCTCCTACGCAGTGTTCATGACGGGCATGGCAATGAACTGCTTCGCCGTTGCTTACTGGCTGGTGGACGTGCAAGGGTGGCGCAAATGGGCAAAACCCTTCGCCATTTACGGCATGAATGCAATCGCCGTCTTCATGCTGGCGGGTTTGCTGGGCCGCATCTCCCTTGCCGTCAAGCTGACCAACGCCGCCGGCCATCAAGTTGCGCTAAAAACGTGGCTCTACGACAAGCTTTTCGCCCCGTTCGCCAGCCCGGAAACCGCGCCCCTCCTCGGCTTCCTCGCCAGCCCGAAGAATGCCTCGCTGATGTGGGCGCTGATGTACGTCATCGCGCTCTACCTGGTTGCGGCCGTAATGTATCGCCGCAAGTGGTTCCTTAAGTTCTGA
- a CDS encoding Gfo/Idh/MocA family oxidoreductase encodes MNDTLSSSPAQALSRYGTPQRWSRRQFLRAAATAGVAGPFLMSCRSTPAGGKFIAPNAKLNHACIGVGGMGWVDLQNFLQHQRTQIVALCDVDAGSLDKAAKAVPGARVYADWRELLEKEGDRIDSVNVAVPDHTHFPAAYSAIQMRKHVYCQKPLCHDVAEVRALTLAAIKKGVITQLGTQVASGLHDRTGVQWLKEGRIGKITHAYLCSNRPGAIEAYRLLGPRPAVSQPPPQSLNWDLWIGSAPTRPYAPDIYHPAKWRAWQDFGTGWSGDIGCHIFDPVWKGLGLTPPLTVWAEVQQSWKDSPARRADTWPQGNHIVWTFPGNEKTEGRELVMEWFDGEFYPPERIRKLYSEDLKDYPPESSMLVGTEGALFIPHGSPPQLLPEDKFSKIERPKVPPRNHYHHFVDACLGGEKTESHFAQTGPMTEAILLGTVAIRVPGEKLEWDSARLKVTNQPEANRYLQRRYRKGWNVARF; translated from the coding sequence ATGAATGATACGCTTTCTTCCTCCCCCGCTCAGGCGCTCTCGCGGTACGGCACGCCGCAGAGGTGGTCTCGACGCCAGTTCCTGCGTGCGGCAGCCACGGCCGGCGTCGCCGGGCCGTTCTTGATGTCGTGCCGCAGCACGCCGGCCGGAGGGAAGTTCATTGCGCCCAACGCGAAGCTGAACCACGCCTGCATTGGCGTGGGCGGCATGGGATGGGTTGACCTGCAAAACTTCCTGCAGCATCAACGCACGCAGATCGTCGCGCTGTGCGACGTGGATGCCGGGAGCCTTGACAAGGCCGCCAAAGCCGTGCCCGGTGCGCGCGTGTACGCGGATTGGCGGGAGCTGCTGGAGAAGGAAGGCGACCGGATTGACTCAGTGAATGTGGCCGTGCCCGATCACACGCATTTTCCCGCCGCCTACAGCGCCATTCAAATGCGGAAACATGTCTACTGCCAAAAGCCGCTGTGTCACGATGTCGCGGAAGTGCGCGCGTTGACTCTAGCCGCTATTAAGAAGGGCGTTATTACCCAGCTGGGGACGCAGGTGGCCTCAGGTTTGCATGACCGCACCGGTGTCCAATGGCTGAAGGAAGGCCGAATCGGCAAGATCACGCACGCTTACCTGTGTTCGAACCGCCCCGGAGCAATTGAAGCCTACCGCTTGTTAGGCCCGCGCCCGGCAGTTAGCCAACCCCCGCCCCAGTCCCTGAACTGGGATCTTTGGATCGGCAGCGCCCCAACGCGTCCTTACGCGCCGGACATCTACCATCCGGCCAAGTGGCGCGCGTGGCAGGATTTCGGCACTGGCTGGTCAGGAGACATCGGCTGCCACATTTTCGATCCTGTTTGGAAAGGACTCGGGCTGACGCCACCGCTGACAGTTTGGGCGGAAGTGCAGCAGTCGTGGAAAGACTCCCCTGCACGCCGCGCGGATACCTGGCCTCAAGGGAACCACATCGTCTGGACTTTCCCCGGGAATGAGAAGACCGAAGGCCGCGAGTTGGTGATGGAATGGTTCGACGGGGAGTTCTATCCGCCCGAGCGCATCCGCAAGCTCTATTCGGAGGACTTGAAGGACTACCCGCCGGAATCGTCCATGTTGGTTGGGACGGAAGGCGCGCTGTTCATCCCGCACGGTTCCCCGCCGCAATTGCTGCCGGAAGACAAGTTCAGCAAGATCGAGCGACCCAAGGTGCCACCGCGCAATCACTACCATCATTTTGTGGATGCCTGTCTCGGTGGCGAAAAGACCGAGTCGCATTTCGCGCAGACGGGCCCGATGACCGAGGCAATCCTGTTGGGGACGGTGGCGATTCGGGTGCCTGGGGAGAAGCTGGAGTGGGACAGCGCCCGCCTGAAAGTCACTAATCAACCCGAGGCCAATCGTTACCTGCAACGTCGTTACCGCAAGGGCTGGAACGTGGCGCGATTCTGA
- a CDS encoding DUF192 domain-containing protein: MKLWLGAEEMVAELALTPQQQLTGMMFRTNLPENAGMLFVFPAPHRASFWMKNCPLPLSAAYIDPEGVILEINDLQPHNTNSVVATSQRVQFVLETSQGWFGRHQVAPGTVVRTEHGTLLQTFFSNR, from the coding sequence ATGAAACTGTGGCTCGGCGCCGAGGAGATGGTGGCCGAATTGGCGTTGACTCCCCAACAACAGCTAACCGGCATGATGTTTCGCACGAATCTGCCAGAGAACGCCGGGATGCTGTTTGTCTTCCCCGCGCCTCACCGCGCGTCATTCTGGATGAAGAACTGCCCGTTGCCGCTGTCGGCGGCTTACATTGATCCGGAGGGTGTCATCCTGGAAATAAACGACCTGCAGCCTCATAACACGAACTCTGTCGTGGCCACTTCGCAGCGGGTCCAGTTTGTGTTGGAAACCAGCCAGGGTTGGTTTGGAAGGCACCAAGTCGCTCCCGGGACGGTGGTCCGCACCGAGCATGGCACGCTGTTGCAGACCTTCTTCAGCAATCGCTGA
- a CDS encoding lytic transglycosylase domain-containing protein has translation MKRNGIAVVLLLCSFLSLGQEDTWSLDDFTHSAEQWAQENLDEDVLRLLNEVDRNKVEQFFGEIQQRFTGEYVVDLASLITPARTILPLLEGKEETQPYAAWLKTRLDYLEVAEEVRRTFPPPEPQPGRPPLVVPNPAPDTEREIWVRRLAGRPWPKAATNYVPRLKPIFTAQKVPPELVWIAEVESSFDPRARSPAGAVGLFQLMPATARRFGLKTWPLDHRLRPDASARAASKYLANLHSQFKDWRLVLAAYNAGEGTVHKLLQQRKARTFDAIATRLPAETQMFVPKVEATLARREGVKLGQLRLPRG, from the coding sequence GTGAAGCGAAACGGCATTGCAGTTGTTCTTTTACTGTGTTCGTTCCTGTCCCTCGGCCAGGAGGACACCTGGAGTCTCGACGACTTCACCCATTCCGCTGAGCAGTGGGCACAGGAGAATCTCGACGAGGACGTCCTTCGCCTGCTGAACGAAGTGGATCGGAACAAGGTGGAGCAGTTTTTCGGCGAGATCCAGCAGCGGTTCACTGGGGAGTATGTCGTGGATCTTGCCTCTCTTATCACTCCAGCCCGGACCATCCTGCCGCTGCTGGAAGGCAAGGAAGAAACGCAACCTTACGCCGCCTGGCTCAAAACGAGACTGGATTACCTGGAAGTAGCCGAAGAGGTCCGACGCACTTTCCCACCTCCTGAACCACAGCCGGGTCGGCCGCCTCTGGTCGTCCCCAACCCTGCACCTGATACTGAGCGAGAGATATGGGTGAGGCGGCTTGCGGGTCGGCCTTGGCCCAAAGCGGCGACAAACTATGTGCCCCGTCTGAAGCCCATTTTCACAGCGCAGAAGGTCCCACCCGAACTTGTCTGGATTGCGGAGGTGGAATCTTCGTTTGATCCGCGGGCGCGCAGCCCGGCAGGCGCGGTGGGGCTCTTTCAGCTCATGCCCGCCACCGCCCGCCGTTTTGGGCTCAAAACCTGGCCACTGGACCATCGCCTGCGGCCGGATGCCAGCGCACGTGCCGCTTCCAAGTACCTGGCGAATCTCCATTCCCAGTTCAAGGACTGGCGGTTGGTGCTGGCGGCCTACAACGCCGGCGAGGGCACGGTGCATAAGCTCCTGCAGCAACGGAAGGCGAGGACGTTCGACGCCATCGCCACGCGGTTGCCTGCGGAGACGCAGATGTTCGTTCCTAAGGTCGAGGCAACGCTCGCCCGCCGCGAAGGCGTTAAACTCGGCCAACTGCGCCTTCCTCGTGGTTAG